The DNA segment CGACACCGTCCTGGTCGGCGCCGCGGAGCCGGTCGGCGACGCCGTGGTGGAGAAGATCGGCGCGCTGCCGGGCGTCGCCTCGGCGGTACGGGCCGACGGCGGCCTCCTGGTCCGGCTGGACGGGGCCACCACCACCCACCTGCTCGCCGAACTCCTCCGGCTGGAGGTCGCCGTGGACCGCATCGGGCCGCACCGACGCCTGGAGGACGCCTTCCTCACCCTGATCGGAGGGGACCGATGACCGCACAGGACACCGCGCGGGCGCCGGGGTACCGCCCGCGCCGCACCCTCCCGCTGCGCGTCGAGGCCCGCCGCCAGCTGCGGCGCCGCCGCACCCTGGTGATCGCCGCGACCCTGGCGCTGCTGCCGTTGGTGCTGGTCGCCGCGTTCGAGCTGGGCGGCGGCCCGCACGGGCGCGGCAACGGCCGGGTCACCCTGATGGACGCCGCGACCGCCTCCGGCGGGAACTTCGCCGCCACCGCCCTGTTCGTCTCCGCGGGCTTCGTGCTGGTGGTGCCGGTGGCCCTGTTCTGCGGTGACACGGTCGCGTCCGAGGCGAGCTGGTCCTCGCTGCGGTACCTGCTGGCCGCGCCGGTCCTGCGGGCCCGGCTGCTGCTGAGCAAGCTCACCGTCGGGCTGCTGTTCAGCGCCGCGGCGATGGTGCTGCTGCCGCTGGTGGCGCTGGGCGCGGGCACCGCGGCGTACGGCTGGGGCCCGCTGCAACTGCCCACCGGCGGCGCGCTGTCCGCGCAGGCGGCGCTGCCGCGGCTGGCGGTCGTGGTCGGCTACCTCTTCGTGAGCCAGCTGGTCACCGCGGCCCTGGCGTTCTGGCTGTCGACGGTGACCGACGCGCCGCTGGGCGCGGTCGGCGGCGCCGTCGGGCTGACCATCGTCGGCAACGTCCTCGACCAGGTCACCGCGCTCGGCACCTGGCGCGAGGTGCTGCCCGCCCACTGGCAGTACGCCTGGGTGGACGCCCTGCAGCCGCGGATGGAGTGGGCCGGGATGGTGCAGGGGGCGGCGGTGTCGGTGTCGTACGCGCTGGTGCTGTGCGCGCTGGCGTTCCGGGGGTTCGCGCGCAAGGACGTGGTGTCCTGACGGGCCGGCGCGGTGCCGGGCCGTGGTCCGGTGGTGCCCCGGCCCGGCCGCGGTGGCCGGCCCGGGGCCCGGCGGTCAGGCGGTCGGCCCCTGCATGCGGGCGCTGACCCACCGCATCGTGCCCTCGCCCAGGCCCTGCACATAGGTCGCCGCGCTGTGCGTGCCGTCCGGGACGACCTGCAGCCGGGTGTGCACGGGGCCGTGCCCGTAGCGGGCGATGAAGTTCCGTACCTTCGGCAGCACGGTGTTCTCCCGGGAGCCGTCCTGGAAGGCGAGGTAGACCGGCGGTCCGCCGCGGGCGATCAGCCGGCGGGCGAGCACCTCGGGGTTGTTCTCCCGCTCCTGGCGGGCGTGGCCGTTCCACAGCGGTGAGTCGGGCACGATGTCGGGCCCGTTGGGGATCGCCACCTTGAACGCGTCCGGGTGCTGGAGGACGTTCTTCAGGGCCGCGAAGCCGCCCGAGGAGGAGCCCATGATGGCCCAGGCGTCCCGGGTCCTGAGGGTGCGGAAGTTCTGCCGTACGAGGTCGGGCACGTCCTGGCTGAGCCAGGTGCCGATCTTGGGCCGGCCCGGTATGTCGCTGCCGTCGTAGTACTGCTTGTCGTCGGGGTTGAGCACCGGCATGACGACGATGAACGGCAGGCTGCTGCCGTCCCGCGACCACTGGGCGAGGTTCTCCTCCAGCTTGAGGTCGGAGCCTGTCCAGTAGTTGACGGGGAAGCCGTACGAGCCGGGCAGCGCCTCCATCACCGGGAAGCCCTTGTGGGCGTTGCGCTTCTCGTAGTACTCCGGCGGCGCCCACACCCACACCTTGCCGGTGAAGCCCGACTTCGGGCCGTGCAGGGTGGTCACGCCGATCGGGGTGTCGCGGCCGGCCCCGCCGACCCGGCTCTCCTCGGTGAAGCTGATGGGGTGGGTGGGCCACTGCACCAGCGACCGCTTCCCCGGGGGCACGGCATGCAGGGCGGCGCCCGCCCGGGGGCCGCCGAACCGTACGGGGGAGGCCGGGGAGGCGCCGGTGCCGCAGCCGGCCGTACAGGCGAGGACGGTCAGGGCGATCAGCGCGATCACCGGACGGAACAGGGCTTTGCGCACGGGGCCTTCTCCTTGCCGAAACCCGGGAGCACTCCCGGCTGACCGGCTAGAGGGCGCCATGGCGGGCGGCGGTTTCCGTCCGGGGGTGTCGCCTTGGTCGCACCGCCGCGCGGAATCCCGGCATCCCCTTCGTGACCTGGGGTGCTTTACGTCCACGGGAAGGGGGGTTTACCAGGATTTTCCCGGTGGCGGGGCGGCGGGGCGCGCCCGGACGCCGTGCCCGCGGCGGTCCGGAACGTCCC comes from the Streptomyces angustmyceticus genome and includes:
- a CDS encoding ABC transporter permease — its product is MTAQDTARAPGYRPRRTLPLRVEARRQLRRRRTLVIAATLALLPLVLVAAFELGGGPHGRGNGRVTLMDAATASGGNFAATALFVSAGFVLVVPVALFCGDTVASEASWSSLRYLLAAPVLRARLLLSKLTVGLLFSAAAMVLLPLVALGAGTAAYGWGPLQLPTGGALSAQAALPRLAVVVGYLFVSQLVTAALAFWLSTVTDAPLGAVGGAVGLTIVGNVLDQVTALGTWREVLPAHWQYAWVDALQPRMEWAGMVQGAAVSVSYALVLCALAFRGFARKDVVS
- a CDS encoding alpha/beta hydrolase, with the protein product MRKALFRPVIALIALTVLACTAGCGTGASPASPVRFGGPRAGAALHAVPPGKRSLVQWPTHPISFTEESRVGGAGRDTPIGVTTLHGPKSGFTGKVWVWAPPEYYEKRNAHKGFPVMEALPGSYGFPVNYWTGSDLKLEENLAQWSRDGSSLPFIVVMPVLNPDDKQYYDGSDIPGRPKIGTWLSQDVPDLVRQNFRTLRTRDAWAIMGSSSGGFAALKNVLQHPDAFKVAIPNGPDIVPDSPLWNGHARQERENNPEVLARRLIARGGPPVYLAFQDGSRENTVLPKVRNFIARYGHGPVHTRLQVVPDGTHSAATYVQGLGEGTMRWVSARMQGPTA